The nucleotide sequence CATGTTAATCTTTTCATCTCAGACCCGAATATTTatagtgtatagcaaaaacaaaggAATCGAAGAATTGCCGGTCCAATACTTTTGAAGAGACATTTACTTGCAAATAACCGCTTCAAATTTGCACacataaatatgaacaaaaagtATGACTCTGTAAATATGAACAAGGATGTTAAAAAAATGACTCGACATAGGAAAAAGTATCGGGACACTACAAAGTACCAACGTTAGTGCTTTGTCGCGAAGCTatcaattttgtttttttaacatttctttgtttatgcatatgaataaatatttttttgttcagatTTACAATTACAAAGTCAAAAGACATTATGTCTGTAGATATGAAGTATATAAATGTACTGGaagtatattaaataacaaaaacaaaagggtCAGAATACTATCTTATAACTATTACTTATAATTATTAGTTATATAGGCATTTAGAGGCTactcctgatttttttttcctgtcctcCTTTATTTTCCATATCATCTCTGTTGGGTTCCCCTTGCTCTTCTCTGTTGCATGGCATGACAGAATTACTAACTGATATATGTGAGATGCAAGCTGTATAGTGCATGATTAGCCAGTCTGATGAAACAAGACTAAATGAGTGAGAATTTTCGGGTGAACAAGCATTTGTACCAAGCAGGCATGAAACATGAACAAAGAATCGTGTAATGCTGTTCTGGCCTAGAAGCcatagaagaagaaaatgttgtCCTGTGCTTGTTTACTCTCTGgcttgtgtgtgtcatgttttgCTGCACAGATGGAGAAGCTTGGTGCATCAGGCATGCGTCCAGTAGTCTCTTATGGATGCTTTCAATTTACAGTCTAGTTTCATGTCTGATACTaaaacagaaacatatgttAATAATCGAAAAAGTTGAATAATAAAACAGAGCCAGAAGTCATGTGAATAGAAAAAGTTAATGCAAATTAATAGGGAGTAATCACTAACTGTTATAACAACTAAAGAATTAGTACTGAAATATTAGAGCATGGCATAATAGAAATTCAGACCTACAGTACTATATATATGCTATCGTGTCCCTTTAACGAAAGGCTTTGACCAACTCTCATCTGAATTTTAAACACATGGTCCAATACAATAGACACTGTGATTCATTCAGCTTATTATGTCACTGCCATTTTGAATAAATATTGGAGCTTATGCTATGAACTTACAGGGCCTCTCCTCTGCCATTGAGTAGATTTCCCAAGCACTCTGTGGACCCTACCCTCAGCTTAATCCCACAGTTAAAGTCATGATCATGTGCTTTCACTTACCACAAATCACTTGCTAAGAGCAGATGGAATGTGTCCACCTTAAAAACTGTCTAGAGTTTGTGTGTTCCAAACTGAGAAGtgaagcttttatttgtctcacatacattacagcacacacatatacattacagagcACATTTGGCAGCCATGATAAAGCACCCTTGGAGCAACTGGCCCAACCGTGGCAGGTTGTTAATGACCTGCTCATGGACATGCTGAACTGGTTGGTCATAGTATATTAATGACAGTCTGATCTATTATCCCTTTGGGTAGACTACACCAGTCCATAGAGATGTGCTGCATCAGAATAGCTTCTTTGTGAACGTATAAATTACTTGCCACCTCACTGGCCTTCTTAGAATATATTTGTGAAAGTGAGAATTCTATAAGCCCTCTCTATCCTTTCTAGGGTAAATCTTGAGTGTGCAAAGGGGCCAAAGAGATGAGACCATAGTAAAGGCAATAatcaaaagcaacaaaaaaggAGTACACTCACAAAAGGAGTCCTGGAGTCAATTGAGGCTAAGGTAGACAAATTATGATCATGAGTAGCCAGTTTGATTAGAAACATATAACTTTTCTGGTGAACAAATCGTTCGTCCCAAACAGATATGAATCTGCTAATACTGTTATAGTCTATAAACGAGGGAAAATCTACTAATTTACCCAAAAGAAAATTTACCATGGTAGACACTTTTAAAACCTTGAAGACATTTTTTGCTAGTGTCTGAAACACTGTGATCCCAAATTATTTTTTGTAGTTGAGGAAGATATATTGAGAGCAGTCTTTTCATGGAAAAAATGGCTTCTTTATAACGTTTACACATATAAATTGAGCCCTGGGGGAATGGTGGTTTGGCATGTTTACCTCTGGGTATTCCTGTTGCCTCCCTCTGTCCAAAGACAtacattgtaggctgattggcatctctaatattgtctgtgtgtgaatgggtgtgtgagtgccCTGTCCAGATTGTCCGCTGCCTTGTGCCTCGGGTAGGCTCCAAGCTCCTACACTGTGTATAATAAGAGGtacagatgatggatggatggaactgAACCCTTCTCAATGCAGTTATGATGGCAGCCACTACAAACCGGTAGACAATAACATTGTAAGAGGAGGAATTGGAGTGAAGTCAGTTCCTGCTCTGGGCAGAGTGTATCCAAAATAGTATATGTCTAGCAGGCCATTGCTTGACCCCGTTCCAGTGCATACTGGATTTTCAGATCACTCTTTGTTTTATCAGGAGAGTCCTTTGCATTGTCTTTATCAGATGACTGGATTCAGTGCAGCCTGGCTGTACTTTGGctgcagtgtttaaaaaaaatcatcttaaGATTTGGCCAGTGCTATTCTATAATTGTCCTGGGATTTCTTTAGCCATGTTCTGTTGCTGCTTTATGTGGTCATAGACATGCAGGAAGATTACATATATATTATCCCTGCATACTGCCTGGTTTCTCATAGTAATATAAGCTTTAGTGTTCTTTCATTTCACCTCACCTGGTGCGAGTTCTTTGGCGAGAATGTTGGAGCAGTGTTTCCCGTGGCCTTGCACCTGCTGGTACAGGGCACATTTTCTCGCGTGTGCCAACCTTTCAGAGCATAAACAACACTCTGAGTGTGAGTTTAGAATATAATTTAGAACAACATACTGTTCTGTTTGGTAGACGACTGactacactaatacatttaCTAGCTGTCATCCAGTACAAAATCTCCCTGGGTATCTTTCAGCATttattatttcacacacacacacacacgctctttcCTTTCTCCCTCACAGTGAGTTGAAACAGGAGCTGGATCAGGAGGAGAGTCGTTGTGTTCTGCTGTCACGCCAGTGTGGCTTTAATGAGCGTTGCTGCATCCGCTGTTGCTCATCCTTCACCTTCTTTCTGAAGCCACGCCGCCGCTGCTTGGACTGTCGCTACAACGTCTGCAAGCGGTGCTGCTCGTATTCTGAAACTGAAAAAAGCTGGCTGTGCTTCGCTTGTGAGAAGAGCAGGTAGGGGCTTTTACTACACTTACAAACTGATCAAGGAATCTAGATTGCTATTGATGCTTGAGCCATGACTGAGATCTAAGCTTACTTAAGCCTAGTGATGCTGCTCTTGATAGAGATTCTGTTCCATACACATGCAAGAATGTTTTACACTCGCAAGAATACAGTGAATCTAATGCATTTTTGCATGCCCTATTTAAAGTAGAATCAATCATTTATCCATTTTTCAGCTAGAGTTTATTAAATGCCACTTTTCCCCTGACATTAACAAAATTGCACAGCATGGGTGGGCAGAGATGTGATAATTCTATACCTTGGCTGAattacttttattcatttttaatttttttttaaatattacagcATGACTCAAGCCAATGTACAGAAAATGAACAGATTAGGCTCATATTTTTTTGTACATGTGAATGTTTAATACAGAATGTTCTTTCGTGTCTGTTTGAGacatgtgcaaaaactgtgcaCAGATGGGTGCGTATTTATTCGACGTTTTACCATTTCTTCCCTTATTGATTCAGCTGTGCATACTGACAGTGATCTATTTCTGATGATATATGCATTAGGGATTAGTAATTAAACTTTGTCTATAGGACCATGCTTATTAATTATCTTATTAAGCAATAAAATAGCAATATAATATGCATTAAAAGACAAAGATTATTGTGTTTAATTTTATAACTTATTCCTGAAAACAGAGACGTGTTAAGAAATACCACGTATTCCTGAAAACGTTCCTGTTTTTGGGCTGTACAGATATTATTCTGTATTATTCACATTACATATCTCGCCTGCCCTCAGATATATCTTCATTAGACAATTCAgtcacacaatcaaacacaagTCAACACACAATGCAATGAAATATAGCACTGTAGTTGTGGAACATGTTTTGTGGCTCTATCATTGAATGGAATAATACAAAATGCCAACGGAATGCTATTACTCTTTTTTGATATAACTGGGATAACAGATCTCTGTGTGTCCTACTGAcccagtttgttttgtttagtaatTGCagacgtatgtgtgtgtgctgtgtgattaaatgaatataaatttgTTTTAGAGAGAATGGATCCTGTTTGTTCAAAAGGTCGCACAtagttttaataatattaatatatatgtatatgtatatatgtgtgtgtgtgtgtgtgtgtgtgtgtgtgtgtaattgcagACTTCTGAAGACACAGTCTCTAGAGTGGTTCTACAGTAATGTGAGGAGACGGTTTAAGAGGTTTGGCAGTGCCAAAGTGCTGAAGATGCTCTATAGGAGGCACGTTGGCGACCAAGGGAGCCAGGCTGAATTTACAGGTGTTGAACTAGTTATTTAACGTTTATGCCATTCTTCATATTGTATAGAGGTGttgtctcttttttctttccaattTTTGTAAAATCTCATAATTATTTGGAGGCATTTTTAACAGATTTTGAGCTATATGCCTACAGTTAGGGGTTTGGTTGAGATGCTAGATATCTGTGCTATTGGAAAAGCAAAGAGCTGGGCAAGTgtataagtttatttctaaaaccATGAATGTTCCCAGGAACACAGTGGGTTCCATCATATCAGGGTTAAAAAATGAAAGGTATAATCTCCCTTACTAGAGCTGGCTGTCTGGCCAGGCACAGTAACTGTCATTAGAAAAGCCTTGGTGCGGGAAGTGACTGATTACCCAATggaccttttttaaaaaaaagcttcagaTGTCTTTTGCAGAAACCTGGTGGAAGGACAACATCTCAGAAATACTTCATCATTTAGCCCTAATGGGAGAATGGCTAGATGGAAGTCAATCCTGAGTAAAAGGAGCAGGAGGAAAAATATTTTGTGGTCAAAATGAGACACGAGACAAAAATGTGACTTGAAAaccagctgattttttttaataatcaaaCCAGACTGATACTATTCCAATAAATTATTCAAGACGATGATGTTTAGTAGGTGTCGCCTTACAAGCTTTAGGGTATTTCGGATTAAAAGGTATACTGAGgcatatctatatatctattgTCCATTTCATTTGTGGTGGAAATTCAAGGgaggtgaatacttatgcaagacAATGTGTACAACATGTGAGTTTGCAACGATTGTGTTGGTGTACACCATCTGGATTAATTTTAAGAGATTTCAGAGAATTACCCTAGTGTCTAGGGGAAAGGTCGCAGTGGAGTGTTTTCTATAGATTTTCTTTCCTGGATCAATACTGTAGCTCATTAGgcagaacaaaaaacaattagTTAGAAATTAAACCTGAAATTATACTAAGTACACTAATGTAGCTAAAATAGAAGTTAGACATGTCCATGCCCATGTTTCTTGTACATGTTTGATAAAATATATGTTATTGTCAGAAAATTTGGTCAAAACATGCTTTAAAGCATTATTTGTTCTTATttgttactgatgttactgaaatGACTAATTGCTTTTAATTTTGCCAGAATGAGAAGAATCCCCTGTATTGGATACCACTGTTTTAGAGTTTATAGTGTCTAGTAGAGGTATCTATACACACAGAAGGCTCTGAAGTATATACTGTTCTCACCGATTTGGGAAGACCCTTTTAATCATGTCCTGTCCTAGAGGGAGATCATTTCTTATGCCAGACTGGCAGTCTTTTTAGGCTCTGATTTAGATAGTGGAACTGTATTTTGTACCTGATATGCCACCAATCCCACCTTGTGGGTGGCTGTCACAGCTAGATTAGAGGCTGCCAGCAGGGTATGCAAATTGTTGGAAGGTCTCAACATTCATGTGCACACGCTCAAGAAGGTGACtcacactgcccctcactgTTTGAATATGTGGGTGTATTTCTATCGAAATATGTAGCCTTTGAATGGAAAAAGGAGCATTTTTCCATAaatgtttgtgtagaaatgtatgtTACAGGAAAGGTCTTTTCTAAACATGAATTTCTACACTCCCTGAAAACAGTAAAGGGAACAAAATTCGTCTCATCGTAGTTTCTCAGGGAAGGTTTACTTTTGCTGTATTTAGCTTAATGCTTGTGTGGGCTTATTTCTGTAGGAATGTCTGATTGTAAAGGGCAGACCTTTCAAATCAGTGGGTAGCTGCAATAAAGGCTGTTTGAACTTCAGTAGCTTGGGGATTGATTTTAAAGACCTTTGGAGCTATATATGGTGTTGTCAATATGTGGGATCTATTACAAAACCTGTCAAATCATTCTGAGCAGCCCGTATAGTCTCACTGAGTATTACTATTAAACCTTCTATCAGACACTGGCAATATCTAATCAATGCCCAGATCACCATTTGTTAGTGAAAACTGGTGGTAAAAAATTTAGTGACagaaagacaaaatgttcactttgaTTAGCTAGTGAGAGAACAGTAAAATCATTTAGTGTGTTGCATGCAGGTGAAAAATACTTTCAGTACTCAGTGTTATGTAAATGATGTGAAAAAAGATGATATATTATCACTGTTAGTCAGGCATCACCGATTGCTCAAGATAAATGCatgactaaaataaataaatattttggtaAATTAGGTCAAACACATTTATCATTAGTTAAAGTCTAGAACTAAAAGCGTAAATCTTTCCAGGAATAACATCTAtatgtttaatttattgttCAAATCAGACTTCATAATTCAGTGTGTCTAAATCCACACTGCACATGACTCACAGGCATCATGGCAGAGGAATAATTTAGAAATATGCCCTGGTGCTGTATATGATTAAAAAAGTTTATTAGCCcaattaaataaacatagtGTGCTTGTGACTCATTGCTGGTATTAAGCTGTATGGTTGGCCTGCCTGTGGTCTTCTAATATAAAGGCCAGTTTGACAGCTAGGATAATTGAAGGTGCCAAGGTCCCATTATCGGGATGGCAACAATATTACCTCTGGGCTTATATTTCCTGTGTAATATtatagtaaagtaaaaaaaaaccaaaaggaGAAAACTGATACAGGGATATTGCTGATTCTTGAGTAGATGTGTTTGTTCACTTTTCATGTTCATTCTGAATATCTTTCAGGTGCATCCTCCAGCAGAGTCATTTTATTAGTGCTCTATCTTTTGTTGTAAATTTATTACTGTGCTTATCTTGAATGTTGAATCTTGTTTTGGAACACAAGTTTTATTGTTTTGCATTGTTTACTAGCGATAAGAAAGCAATACATGAAATTCTAAATGGCAGTAAGATATTACGAGGCtatgaaatattttagaatGGTAGGGGTAGCTGTAAAATCACAGTCAAAGCGAGTAACAGTAATAAATTGGTTAATGGCAGACCTGTAAAACCTGTAGaaaagagtgtgtatgtgtgtgaattacAAACTCCAATAGTGTGATGGTCTTGTTTTTAACAGAAGGAAGTATATATGCTGAAAGCACTGATGACAGTGTTTATGAGAGTGATTCTACATTCTACAAACATACTGAAGGTAAGTGACAAAAGAGATACATTACATCTAATTTGCAAAATGTTCTAACACAAATGGATTAGTGTTCTGTGGACGGTGTCATTGCAGAACGAAGCATGGCAGAGAGCATCAGTGTGGCACTGCGTGTGGCAAAAGAAGCCATAGATGAGGCTATTACCAAGGCAGAAAAACAACCAGGCAATCAGGTACTTATTTGTAATCAGTGATGTTGAATATATACATTAAGGTAAGCTTATTcctttttatatctaaaatccTCATTCTTTTCtaacacattttaaacagaaagcTGATTTTTTACAAAGCTGGACTTCCAGGCGTTTTTTAATCCAACACAGCTGTACTGCTGAGTAGTGGTCTGGTAGTAGTGTAAGTGTTGGgcgtgaaagagaaagaaatatcaAGCAATATTTTTTTGACCTAATTAAAATTTTTTCACAGGGATTACAGTAAAGCACATATCATGCTTTCTGTCTGTGATGAGAATGTGAGTTTGCCGTAAGATCAAATCTGTAGCCATTTGCAGCTTTTAAACTACTGTAAATTTTGGAAACAGTGTGATGTTACTGTGAAGTAACATACGCACATTGACTAAATTATTGGTACCCTTacatttaagaaagaaaaaccctgaaaattgactaatgaaaatcagacattgcttttgaattgtggttcaacatctgcattaaaaaatgataatatgaTAATGATAAAATGATGGTACTcttaacttaatattttgttgcacaaccTTTTGAGGCAATCACTGCAATCAAGCAATTTCTGTAACTTTCAGTGAGACTTCTGGACCTGTCGACAggtattttggcccactccttCTGAGCAAACTGCTCCAACTGTCTCAGGTTTGAAGGATGCCTTCACCAGACTGCATGTTTTAGCTCTTTCCACAAATGTTCAATAGCGTTTAGATCAGGGCTCATAGAAGGCTGCTTAAGAATAGTCCAGTGTTTTGTTCTTAATCACTCTTGAGTGttttttagctgtgtgttttgggtcattatcctgttgACCCATGACCTGTGTCTGAAACCAAGCTTTCTGACACTGGGCAGCACATTTCGCTGCAGATTGCTTTAATAGTCTTGAGATTTCATTGTACCCTGCACAGATTCAAGACAGCCTGTGCCAgatgcagcaaagcagccccagaACATAACCAAGTTTCCTCCATGTTCACAGTAGGTACagtgttcttttctttgtataaTTCATTTTTGTGTCTATGAGCAGAGAGCTGACATGACTTGCCAAAAATCTCcagttttgtctcatctgtccaaaggACATTCTTCCAGAATGTTTGTGGCTTGTCAATATGCATTTTGGCAAATTCTAGTCTCGCTCTTTTATGATTTGCTTTCAACAATGGAGtcctcctctgtctcctctgtCATCTTCCATTAAGCCCACTTTGGCTCAAACAGCGATGGAGAGTGCgatctgacactgatgtacCTCGACCTTGGAGTTCACCTCTAATCTCTTTGGAGGTCGTTGTGGGCTCTTTGTTTTCCATTCGTATTATCTGTCTCTTCAATTTGtcattaattttacatttacatttctggcatttggcagatgctcttatccataGCGATGTACAAAAgcgctttgaagtctctatcaataaatacattaacataGGTAGGTCTTCAGCTGTCGGTCAGTGACTTGGCTGTATGGACATCtaagggaagttcattccagcaccttggtgccagaacagagaagagtctaggtgtatacctaccttttaccctgagagatggtgggaccagtcgggcagtgctagtggagcGTGTTGCAGTGTAAGGtttaataagagctttgagttAAGATGGTACTGGTCCATTCTcagctttgtaggcaagcatcagtgttttgaatctgatgtgtgcagctactggaagccagtggagggaatgcAGCAGAGGGGTGGTGTGGCAGGTAGAAAACgagtcatgcagctgcattttgaatcatttgtagtggatgaattgcattcagaggtagacctgccagtagagagttgcggtagtccagtctcaaaatgacaagagactgaacaagcacctgagtagcctgtgtggatagaaatggccgAATCATTcaaatgttgtacagaagaaaccaacatgagcatgtgacattagtaacatgagaggaaaaggacagttgatggacagttgtccatggttaccccaaggttgcaagCAGTGGCCAAAGGGGAGATCATGGAGATGTTCAGATATAACCCAAGAtcaccagcagttcagttttgctgggattgagtttcagttAATGAGCTTTTATTCAAGATGAAATGTCcatcagacacactgagatctgagcagaagccatggtatctgaggaagagaaggagaagatacgttgggtgtcatcagcatagcagtagTATGAAAACCCATGCGAGGATATAACTTTGACAAAAGAGTGTGTatggaagaagaaaaggagaggaccaagtactgagccttgtggaacaccagtggagagtctgCATGGAGCAGATGTCAATCTATTTCCTTCTAACCTCCTGAGACACCTCTCTCCTTAGCTTTCTGTGGTCCATGTTCAGTCTGGTTCAGTCTGGTACACACCATGATACCATGATACCAAACAGCACAGTGACTACTTTTCAACCTTTAAATAGGCAGACTGACTTATTACAGGTTGGAAGACAACATTcttctgttgaaccacaattcaaaatTTCCTATTTTAACTTGaacttttgtcagtttcaagttatttcagtgacccTTGTGGGTTTTTCTTCCTTTAATGGAAGGGTCCCAACAATTTAGTCTACGTGTGTGACGTTAATAGAACAGATGACAGTACTGAAGTTTACTGAGCTTTTTTCTGAAGGAGAAGCTGAAGGAGGTTTGTTACCTACGAGACAACAAAGGAGAGCTGATAGAAGAGCTCACCACCATGATTCTGCAGACAGTGAGTAACAGGAGTGAACGCCTACAAGGAAAATTTTAGTTCTGTAACTACTGTGCAGGATTACCAGTTTATGTATTATCCAAGATCAGCTTTGCCTGTTCCACATATTATCtgcttattattttttgcatgtCTTTGTATATTTTgacaaatcattaaaaacacattttttatttgggGTAAAAGCTGAAAACTTTGTCATTTACCTCAGATTATCTGCAAGAATAGAGATCTATCTGAGATGCATACAGAGTGTAATTTGGAGCCACCACCTGATCAAAACCGTAATGTGAGTTCTCATTTTTCTGCCAATGATTGACAGAAGGGTAGCCTTGTGAGTTGTTTTAAAGACCAAATGAGTAATGGAAGAGTGTAACGAGTAAAGTGAGGAATCTTTAAAAGAGTGAAGTgaatacattttttgttgtggtactGCTGCATGTGTCATTTTTCCTAAACAGCCTctattgtacatttttatcaCTCAGTCCCAATCAGCCTTCTCACATCTCACTGAAGAAATTTTGGCCCAGCATGATAAAACTGAGCAGAGTTCCATGCTCTGCACCCAGGGGCTAAAGAAGGATGAAGTTCCTGCTGTTGCAAGCTGGAATCAGAATATGGACTGGATGGAAAACTCCTGTAAGTCTTTCTAAAACTAAGCTCTAGATATCCGTATACCaatttacaaacaaaaataaacatgcaaTTTTACGAACATTGTTATCTATTTATTGTTCTTGAAGGTCATGAGCACATAATCTGATTATGTTTAAGGGCTTTGCTATTATTGCAATAATGTATGTTTTGACCATTGGTGAAAGGTGTACAcgtttgtttgtctgtgtgacTAAAGGTGCATCCTCAGTGCTACAGAGTCCAGATGGAAATTGGTTTGCCCTGCAGAGTACCCAACTGCCTCGGCTGAGCCTACCGACCAAGCGTGAGAACCTGATGTTCAATGCCCTGGAGAAAGAATCTGGTGTGATCTCAGCCTATGATGGAATTGCCTCTGACACTGAGTCAGACTCTGATGGAGCATGGGGTGCTGCCCGGGGGGAGATTCACCGCAAACTGTGCACCAGCAACCTGTTATATGACCGTCATGCCACCAGCTCCAAACCAGCTATAAAATCACCCACAAAATATGCTTCTGACCAACCACAAAGTGACAGTGACCAGAACAACCCTGTGCCCCAAATCTATAACCCAACACTTCCCCTCCTGAAGAGGACGGTGTCTCTAGAGGACAGGCACCTACCTTGCCAATGCCATAGTGTTATGGGTGTTACCACTAACCCTTATGGTGGAGAAAGTAGTGAGGATGGCTTAGAGGACAACAGGGTCAAGAGGACACGACGGAGGAGAAGAAATAAACGTGAGGCTACAGAGGGGAAAGGCTTGAGAGTATGCAGTGGGGAAAGGCCATCTTTATCTGAACCTGTGAGGAAAAACatctgaaatatttataatagaGTGTTAATTATAAGATTCtaagtaatattttatttatcttattattgtatcttttatattgtattacatataatattatttaatatttaatatcttcTGCAGCAGGATTACGGCAGGATGCTGTTGAATTACCTGTTGAAATGCCAGAGCAAGAGGCAGAGTGTCTCAGAGattccaagtgatgagactaTGAATGCAGACACGCCAGACTCTGTGACACCAGACATTTTGAAATCTGGGGCCATGACTCCTGATGCTTTTACACCTGATGCAGAAGACCCCCTCACTGAGCATCATGTTCTGAGTGGTACTTCAGATCAGCAGCTGACATCCAAATTGAGCGAACTGGCCAATCATGTCAATGGAACACAGCTCCCATTAACCAGGAATGGGATTGATGGAGTAGTAGAGCCTGTAGATGAGGGAAAGGAAGTGCGAGAggggggaaagaaagaagagagggacaaagagagaagagaatcCTTAAGTGATATGGTGGTGGATGTCAGGCAGAAAAACTCGGAGATAAAAGAGGATGAAGATCACAAAGTAGGCAAAGGATTAACAGATGTAGAAGTTAATGAGATAGAGACCAAAACATTAATGAATTTAGAAACCCAAAGCACAAATATGATTGATAATTTGCACAATGAAATTTTACAAGAGACAGTAGTGAAACAAAGTGCACCTGAGACAGACGGAACTGCCAGAATGTCACTGGAAGAGTGCTTTGATTATCAAGCTGAGATGGATCGAGAACCCGAAGAGCATATAGAGAGAGAATTAAATACCACTTATAAAATTGACTCAGACGGACTGATTAAAACTACTGAAGACAAAGCAAGTTATTTGAGTAAGAGAATGCTTGTAGATCAGAATGTTGAACAGGAAACGAAAGACAGGTCAGAAAGTAAAGGGGGAGATGATAGTGAGCCTGAACCTGTAAAAAATCCAGACAGTATAAAGAATGAGGAACATAAGGAACCAGAGGCAAAATGTCTTTTGGAGACAACTGTAGAAAGCtgtgaaaaaagtgaaaaagacgAGAGTCAAGAGTGTAGGAAGCAGAAAAAAGACACTGAATATGAAGCTGAAAGTAAAAAAGACAATCTGGACAATACTGGAAGTGAAAACAGAATGAACAATGAGAAAGAAAGCCTAACATTCAGTCAGGATAATCTTGATTTTGTCGAGGAAGAGAACTCAGAATATAAGCAAATGACTGAGAATGTGGTAACAGGTTTAAATATTATGGAAGAGGAAACAGAGGCACAAATCAGCAATACATCATACAGCATATCGGATTTAACTGATGATTCTTGTAAGGAGATGGAGGAAAAAATGGGAAAACAAATAGAACAAAATCAGATGACACAGGATAATGAAATGGGATT is from Hemibagrus wyckioides isolate EC202008001 linkage group LG07, SWU_Hwy_1.0, whole genome shotgun sequence and encodes:
- the myripa gene encoding rab effector MyRIP isoform X3; the protein is MGRKLDMSNLTEDEAEHVLQVVQRDMQLRKTEEERLSELKQELDQEESRCVLLSRQCGFNERCCIRCCSSFTFFLKPRRRCLDCRYNVCKRCCSYSETEKSWLCFACEKSRLLKTQSLEWFYSNVRRRFKRFGSAKVLKMLYRRHVGDQGSQAEFTEGSIYAESTDDSVYESDSTFYKHTEERSMAESISVALRVAKEAIDEAITKAEKQPGNQEKLKEVCYLRDNKGELIEELTTMILQTIICKNRDLSEMHTECNLEPPPDQNRNSQSAFSHLTEEILAQHDKTEQSSMLCTQGLKKDEVPAVASWNQNMDWMENSCASSVLQSPDGNWFALQSTQLPRLSLPTKRENLMFNALEKESGVISAYDGIASDTESDSDGAWGAARGEIHRKLCTSNLLYDRHATSSKPAIKSPTKYASDQPQSDSDQNNPVPQIYNPTLPLLKRTVSLEDRHLPCQCHSVMGVTTNPYGGESSEDGLEDNRVKRTRRRRRNKREATEGKGLRVCSGERPSLSEPQDYGRMLLNYLLKCQSKRQSVSEIPSDETMNADTPDSVTPDILKSGAMTPDAFTPDAEDPLTEHHVLSGTSDQQLTSKLSELANHVNGTQLPLTRNGIDGVVEPVDEGKEVREGGKKEERDKERRESLSDMVVDVRQKNSEIKEDEDHKVGKGLTDVEVNEIETKTLMNLETQSTNMIDNLHNEILQETVVKQSAPETDGTARMSLEECFDYQAEMDREPEEHIERELNTTYKIDSDGLIKTTEDKASYLSKRMLVDQNVEQETKDRSESKGGDDSEPEPVKNPDSIKNEEHKEPEAKCLLETTVESCEKSEKDESQECRKQKKDTEYEAESKKDNLDNTGSENRMNNEKESLTFSQDNLDFVEEENSEYKQMTENVVTGLNIMEEETEAQISNTSYSISDLTDDSCKEMEEKMGKQIEQNQMTQDNEMGFHNERIDRDEQMQEDDMENESNFVGKTEEHSCVAEAEQCNDHTLKDVLDYTTSGQEEFLSAEDVYKKYSAASLRSITSEVLKVLNATEDLIQGAMGLSQSESWDRPAFSPTQSRRLDEQLSRIEENVYVAASAVFGLEAELGDLEECARSISGDTTEEELSHLEEQVASAAAQVQQSELQVTDIAARIAALKSAGLNVAPQTRFAKPQTIDSSRQRRRRLPAPPMQGKKM
- the myripa gene encoding rab effector MyRIP isoform X2 — encoded protein: MGRKLDMSNLTEDEAEHVLQVVQRDMQLRKTEEERLSELKQELDQEESRCVLLSRQCGFNERCCIRCCSSFTFFLKPRRRCLDCRYNVCKRCCSYSETEKSWLCFACEKSRLLKTQSLEWFYSNVRRRFKRFGSAKVLKMLYRRHVGDQGSQAEFTEGSIYAESTDDSVYESDSTFYKHTEERSMAESISVALRVAKEAIDEAITKAEKQPGNQEKLKEVCYLRDNKGELIEELTTMILQTIICKNRDLSEMHTECNLEPPPDQNRNSQSAFSHLTEEILAQHDKTEQSSMLCTQGLKKDEVPAVASWNQNMDWMENSCASSVLQSPDGNWFALQSTQLPRLSLPTKRENLMFNALEKESGVISAYDGIASDTESDSDGAWGAARGEIHRKLCTSNLLYDRHATSSKPAIKSPTKYASDQPQSDSDQNNPVPQIYNPTLPLLKRTVSLEDRHLPCQCHSVMGVTTNPYGGESSEDGLEDNRVKRTRRRRRNKREATEGKGLRVCSGERPSLSEPDYGRMLLNYLLKCQSKRQSVSEIPSDETMNADTPDSVTPDILKSGAMTPDAFTPDAEDPLTEHHVLSGTSDQQLTSKLSELANHVNGTQLPLTRNGIDGVVEPVDEGKEVREGGKKEERDKERRESLSDMVVDVRQKNSEIKEDEDHKVGKGLTDVEVNEIETKTLMNLETQSTNMIDNLHNEILQETVVKQSAPETDGTARMSLEECFDYQAEMDREPEEHIERELNTTYKIDSDGLIKTTEDKASYLSKRMLVDQNVEQETKDRSESKGGDDSEPEPVKNPDSIKNEEHKEPEAKCLLETTVESCEKSEKDESQECRKQKKDTEYEAESKKDNLDNTGSENRMNNEKESLTFSQDNLDFVEEENSEYKQMTENVVTGLNIMEEETEAQISNTSYSISDLTDDSCKEMEEKMGKQIEQNQMTQDNEMGFHNERIDRDEQMQEDDMENESNFVGKTEEHSCVAEAEQCNDHTLKDVLDYTTSGQEEFLSAEDVYKDEHLEKDLQFIFTLLQQKYSAASLRSITSEVLKVLNATEDLIQGAMGLSQSESWDRPAFSPTQSRRLDEQLSRIEENVYVAASAVFGLEAELGDLEECARSISGDTTEEELSHLEEQVASAAAQVQQSELQVTDIAARIAALKSAGLNVAPQTRFAKPQTIDSSRQRRRRLPAPPMQGKKM